Proteins from a genomic interval of Xylanivirga thermophila:
- a CDS encoding toll/interleukin-1 receptor domain-containing protein, with protein MKENLLNLLRKTDEIQSYFYFSKASGFSRNIIYNKPEFINWKQELIYELSDIYKTTNDEFINKIIILLEKDFIGWRDEILFKELRGNLMVLEKNIDKYFPKENDVQNNMIINEKLHKKTKTFISHSNKDIDYVEEIVKLLESIGLRAGQLFCSSIPGYGIPLGEDIYDFLKVQFQRYNLHIIFVLSKNYYDSIACLNEMGAAWILQNNYTTILLPDFEFQEIQGAINPRKIALKLDGDKRESKEKLHQLKELLIKEFDLGDLPSTRWEEIRDRFLNNIVNKEINKNVISDGALKILTEACSSKTRTILFVETLSGKYIQVNNKNYDISTDSRLEAKWEGYLEELVNNNFIKAKKDKGELFMVTSTAYEFIDNFKE; from the coding sequence ATGAAGGAAAATCTATTAAATTTACTAAGAAAGACCGATGAAATTCAGTCATATTTCTATTTTTCTAAGGCAAGTGGTTTTTCTAGAAATATTATCTATAATAAACCTGAGTTTATTAACTGGAAACAAGAATTAATATATGAACTTAGTGATATTTACAAAACAACAAATGATGAATTTATAAATAAAATAATTATTTTATTGGAGAAAGATTTTATCGGTTGGAGAGATGAAATTTTATTTAAAGAATTAAGAGGAAATTTAATGGTCTTAGAAAAAAACATAGATAAATATTTTCCAAAAGAAAATGATGTTCAAAATAATATGATAATAAATGAAAAGTTACATAAAAAAACAAAAACATTTATAAGTCATTCCAACAAAGATATAGATTATGTTGAAGAAATAGTTAAGCTTTTAGAAAGTATAGGTTTAAGGGCAGGACAACTATTTTGTTCTTCTATACCTGGATATGGAATACCATTGGGAGAGGATATTTATGATTTCTTAAAAGTACAGTTTCAAAGGTATAATCTTCATATAATATTTGTATTATCAAAAAACTACTATGATAGTATCGCTTGTTTAAATGAAATGGGTGCAGCATGGATATTACAAAATAATTATACTACTATATTGTTACCAGATTTTGAATTTCAGGAAATTCAGGGTGCAATCAACCCAAGAAAAATAGCCTTAAAACTTGATGGTGATAAAAGAGAATCTAAAGAAAAATTACACCAATTAAAAGAATTGCTAATTAAAGAATTTGATTTAGGAGATTTACCCAGTACTCGATGGGAAGAAATTAGGGATAGATTTCTAAATAATATAGTCAATAAAGAAATAAATAAAAATGTAATAAGCGATGGAGCTTTAAAGATTTTAACCGAAGCCTGTAGCTCTAAAACTAGAACAATATTATTTGTTGAGACATTATCTGGAAAATACATACAAGTTAATAACAAGAATTATGATATTTCTACAGATTCTAGATTAGAAGCTAAATGGGAAGGATATTTAGAGGAATTAGTGAATAATAACTTTATTAAAGCAAAAAAAGATAAAGGTGAATTGTTTATGGTTACAAGCACTGCTTATGAATTTATAGATAATTTTAAAGAATAG